In one Triplophysa dalaica isolate WHDGS20190420 chromosome 9, ASM1584641v1, whole genome shotgun sequence genomic region, the following are encoded:
- the ift80 gene encoding intraflagellar transport protein 80 homolog isoform X1: MRLKTSVLKEPKHRDLVSCVGWTTADELYSCSDDHQILRWNLLTGDTSVVVKLQDDIYPIDLHWFPKSVSGKKQAVSEIFALTSTDGKLHLVSKSGRIEKSIECHKGAVLAGRWNQDGTALITAGEDGQLKIWSKSGMLRTTLAQQGSAVYSVAWSPDSSRVLYTSGRQLIIKPLQPSSKLLQWKAHDGVILKVDWSVVNDLILSGAEDCKYKVWDSYGRVLFSSSAHEYPVTSVCWAPDGELFAVGSFHTLRLCDRTGWSYSVEKQSTGSLLSLSWSADGTQLAAACGNGHVLFAHVIEQRWEWKNFEITLTKRRSMQVRNVFNDAVDVLEFRDRVIKATLGHGHLVVSTSLQCYVYSVKNWNTPLIFELKDGMVSLIHQTERYFLLVDGAELYVYSYEGRLVSSPKSPGVRMDMLNSQSVSLSNDTMAIRDTTDERVIFLFEVLTGKPIGDGKPFIHKMEVMFMALDQCGSPHDRRMALMDKNRDLYLTSVRTLGRAQGICKIGSMVDSMCWNDSANLLCGVQENQLTVWCYPAVVFVDKELLPKTICTKDNSEFSRPPRVLSYVGTQLKVRRVDGSLVCRGMSPYPTLLHEYASSARWDDALRLCRFAKDQTLWSCLAGMSMASRELSTAEVAYAAIGEVDKVQYINFMKDLPSKDSCLAHALLFSGHVQEAESTLLQSNLIYHAIQIHINLYNWDRALELAVKHKTHVDTVLAHRQKFLRDFSKQESNKRFLQYSEGVEVDWQKIQAKIEMEFAKEREQAANSSVRSSVSIRR, encoded by the exons ATGCGACTGAAAACATCAGTGCTAAAGGAGCCCAAACA CAGAGATCTTGTGAGTTGTGTAGGCTGGACCACGGCGGATGAACTTTACTCGTGTAGTGATGATCATCAGATACTGCGCTGGAATCTGCTCACCGGAGACACAAGTGTTGTGGTCAAGCTTCAGGATGACATTTATCCCATCGACCTGCACTGGTTTCCCAAGAGCGTCAGCGGCAAGAAACAAGCCGTGTCTGAGATCTTTGCTCTTACCAGCACTGATG GTAAACTTCATCTGGTGTCGAAGTCTGGTCGTATTGAGAAGAGCATAGAGTGTCATAAAGGAGCCGTGCTGGCAGGACGCTGGAATCAGGATGGCACAGCTCTCATCACAG CTGGTGAAGATGGACAGCTGAAGATCTGGTCCAAGAGCGGGATGCTGAGAACTACTCTCGCCCAACAAG GGTCTGCGGTGTACTCGGTGGCGTGGTCTCCAGACTCCAGCAGGGTTCTGTACACGTCAGGTCGACAACTGATCATCAAACCACTGCAGCCCAGCTCCAAACTCCTGCAG tggAAAGCTCATGATGGTGTGATTCTCAAAGTGGACTGGAGTGTAGTCAATGACCTCATTCTCTCAGGAGCTGAAGACTGTAAATATAAG GTGTGGGACAGTTATGGACGGGTGCTGTTCTCCAGTTCTGCTCATGAATATCCCGTCACGTCTGTGTGCTGGGCTCCTGATGGTGAACTCTTCGCTGTGGGCTCTTTTCATACTCTCAGACTGTGTGATAGGACTGGG TGGTCATACTCTGTGGAGAAGCAGAGCACAGGGAGTTTGTTGAGTTTGTCATGGTCTGCAGACGGCACTCAGCTGGCGGCGGCGTGTGGAAATGGACACGTGTTATTTGCTCACGTCATCGAGCAGCGATGGGAGTGGAAGAACTTTGAGATCACGCTCACAAAAAGACGCTCCATGCAG GTGAGGAATGTGTTCAATGATGCGGTAGATGTTCTGGAGTTTAGAGATCGGGTCATTAAAGCGACATTAGGTCACGGACATCTGGTTGTTAGCACATCGCTCCAGTGTTACGTCTACAG TGTAAAGAACTGGAACACTCCACTGATATTTGAACTGAAGGATGGTATGGTCAGTCTCATCCACCAGACAGAGAG ATATTTTCTCCTGGTGGATGGAGCAGAGCTTTACGTGTACTCGTATGAGGGACGTTTGGTGTCATCTCCCAAGAGTCCCGGCGTGAGAATGGACATGTTGAACTCTCAGTCTGTCTCTCTGAGTAACGACACCATGGCCATACGAGACACCACAGATGAGCGAG tCATATTTCTGTTTGAAGTGTTAACTGGAAAACCCATCGGTGACGGCAAACCCTTCATTCACAAG ATGGAGGTGATGTTCATGGCTCTGGATCAATGTGGATCACCTCACGACAGACGCATGGCATTGATGGATAAGAACCGTGATCTCTATCTGACCTCAGTGAGAACTCTGGGCCGGGCTCAGGGCATTTGTAAGATTG GTTCCATGGTGGACAGCATGTGCTGGAACGACTCGGCAAACCTCCTGTGTGGCGTTCAGGAGAATCAGTTGACAGTGTGGTGTTACCCTGCTGTTGTGTTTGTGGACAAAGAGCTGCTTCCTAAAACCATCTGCACTAAAGACAACAG TGAGTTCAGTCGGCCTCCTAGGGTCTTGAGTTATGTGGGCACTCAGTTGAAGGTGAGACGGGTGGATGGATCTCTGGTGTGCAGGGGAATGTCACCGTACCCCACACTACTGCACGAATATGCTAGCAGTGCCCGCTGGGATGATGCCCTCCGCCTCTGCCGCTTCGCTAAG GATCAGACACTCTGGTCGTGTTTGGCAGGGATGTCAATGGCCAGCAGAGAGCTCAGTACGGCAGAAGTGGCTTATGCAGCCATCGGAGAG GTTGATAAGGTGCAGTATATTAACTTCATGAAGGATCTGCCGTCTAAAGACTCTTGTCTGGCTCATGCGCTTCTCTTCAGTGGTCATGTGCAGGAGGCGGAGTCAACGCTTCTCCAGTCCAATCTCATTTACCACGCTATTCAGATACACATCAACCTGTACAATTGGGACAG AGCTCTGGAGCTGGCCGTCAAACACAAGACTCATGTGGACACGGTGCTCGCTCACAGGCAGAAGTTCCTGCGAGACTTCAGCAAACAGGAAAGCAACAAGCGATTCCTGCAGTACTCTGAGGGG GTTGAGGTGGACTGGCAGAAGATTCAGGCCAAGATTGAAATGGAGTTTGCTAAAGAGCGTGAACAAGCAGCGAACTCGTCCGTCAGAAGCAGCGTGTCCATCCGACGCTAA
- the ift80 gene encoding intraflagellar transport protein 80 homolog isoform X2: MRLKTSVLKEPKHRDLVSCVGWTTADELYSCSDDHQILRWNLLTGDTSVVVKLQDDIYPIDLHWFPKSVSGKKQAVSEIFALTSTDGKLHLVSKSGRIEKSIECHKGAVLAGRWNQDGTALITAGEDGQLKIWSKSGMLRTTLAQQGSAVYSVAWSPDSSRVLYTSGRQLIIKPLQPSSKLLQWKAHDGVILKVDWSVVNDLILSGAEDCKYKVWDSYGRVLFSSSAHEYPVTSVCWAPDGELFAVGSFHTLRLCDRTGWSYSVEKQSTGSLLSLSWSADGTQLAAACGNGHVLFAHVIEQRWEWKNFEITLTKRRSMQVRNVFNDAVDVLEFRDRVIKATLGHGHLVVSTSLQCYVYSVKNWNTPLIFELKDGMVSLIHQTERYFLLVDGAELYVYSYEGRLVSSPKSPGVRMDMLNSQSVSLSNDTMAIRDTTDERVIFLFEVLTGKPIGDGKPFIHKMEVMFMALDQCGSPHDRRMALMDKNRDLYLTSVRTLGRAQGICKIGSMVDSMCWNDSANLLCGVQENQLTVWCYPAVVFVDKELLPKTICTKDNSEFSRPPRVLSYVGTQLKVRRVDGSLVCRGMSPYPTLLHEYASSARWDDALRLCRFAKDQTLWSCLAGMSMASRELSTAEVAYAAIGEWSCAGGGVNASPVQSHLPRYSDTHQPVQLGQSSGAGRQTQDSCGHGARSQAEVPARLQQTGKQQAIPAVL, from the exons ATGCGACTGAAAACATCAGTGCTAAAGGAGCCCAAACA CAGAGATCTTGTGAGTTGTGTAGGCTGGACCACGGCGGATGAACTTTACTCGTGTAGTGATGATCATCAGATACTGCGCTGGAATCTGCTCACCGGAGACACAAGTGTTGTGGTCAAGCTTCAGGATGACATTTATCCCATCGACCTGCACTGGTTTCCCAAGAGCGTCAGCGGCAAGAAACAAGCCGTGTCTGAGATCTTTGCTCTTACCAGCACTGATG GTAAACTTCATCTGGTGTCGAAGTCTGGTCGTATTGAGAAGAGCATAGAGTGTCATAAAGGAGCCGTGCTGGCAGGACGCTGGAATCAGGATGGCACAGCTCTCATCACAG CTGGTGAAGATGGACAGCTGAAGATCTGGTCCAAGAGCGGGATGCTGAGAACTACTCTCGCCCAACAAG GGTCTGCGGTGTACTCGGTGGCGTGGTCTCCAGACTCCAGCAGGGTTCTGTACACGTCAGGTCGACAACTGATCATCAAACCACTGCAGCCCAGCTCCAAACTCCTGCAG tggAAAGCTCATGATGGTGTGATTCTCAAAGTGGACTGGAGTGTAGTCAATGACCTCATTCTCTCAGGAGCTGAAGACTGTAAATATAAG GTGTGGGACAGTTATGGACGGGTGCTGTTCTCCAGTTCTGCTCATGAATATCCCGTCACGTCTGTGTGCTGGGCTCCTGATGGTGAACTCTTCGCTGTGGGCTCTTTTCATACTCTCAGACTGTGTGATAGGACTGGG TGGTCATACTCTGTGGAGAAGCAGAGCACAGGGAGTTTGTTGAGTTTGTCATGGTCTGCAGACGGCACTCAGCTGGCGGCGGCGTGTGGAAATGGACACGTGTTATTTGCTCACGTCATCGAGCAGCGATGGGAGTGGAAGAACTTTGAGATCACGCTCACAAAAAGACGCTCCATGCAG GTGAGGAATGTGTTCAATGATGCGGTAGATGTTCTGGAGTTTAGAGATCGGGTCATTAAAGCGACATTAGGTCACGGACATCTGGTTGTTAGCACATCGCTCCAGTGTTACGTCTACAG TGTAAAGAACTGGAACACTCCACTGATATTTGAACTGAAGGATGGTATGGTCAGTCTCATCCACCAGACAGAGAG ATATTTTCTCCTGGTGGATGGAGCAGAGCTTTACGTGTACTCGTATGAGGGACGTTTGGTGTCATCTCCCAAGAGTCCCGGCGTGAGAATGGACATGTTGAACTCTCAGTCTGTCTCTCTGAGTAACGACACCATGGCCATACGAGACACCACAGATGAGCGAG tCATATTTCTGTTTGAAGTGTTAACTGGAAAACCCATCGGTGACGGCAAACCCTTCATTCACAAG ATGGAGGTGATGTTCATGGCTCTGGATCAATGTGGATCACCTCACGACAGACGCATGGCATTGATGGATAAGAACCGTGATCTCTATCTGACCTCAGTGAGAACTCTGGGCCGGGCTCAGGGCATTTGTAAGATTG GTTCCATGGTGGACAGCATGTGCTGGAACGACTCGGCAAACCTCCTGTGTGGCGTTCAGGAGAATCAGTTGACAGTGTGGTGTTACCCTGCTGTTGTGTTTGTGGACAAAGAGCTGCTTCCTAAAACCATCTGCACTAAAGACAACAG TGAGTTCAGTCGGCCTCCTAGGGTCTTGAGTTATGTGGGCACTCAGTTGAAGGTGAGACGGGTGGATGGATCTCTGGTGTGCAGGGGAATGTCACCGTACCCCACACTACTGCACGAATATGCTAGCAGTGCCCGCTGGGATGATGCCCTCCGCCTCTGCCGCTTCGCTAAG GATCAGACACTCTGGTCGTGTTTGGCAGGGATGTCAATGGCCAGCAGAGAGCTCAGTACGGCAGAAGTGGCTTATGCAGCCATCGGAGAG TGGTCATGTGCAGGAGGCGGAGTCAACGCTTCTCCAGTCCAATCTCATTTACCACGCTATTCAGATACACATCAACCTGTACAATTGGGACAG AGCTCTGGAGCTGGCCGTCAAACACAAGACTCATGTGGACACGGTGCTCGCTCACAGGCAGAAGTTCCTGCGAGACTTCAGCAAACAGGAAAGCAACAAGCGATTCCTGCAGTACTCTGA